The Rhea pennata isolate bPtePen1 chromosome Z, bPtePen1.pri, whole genome shotgun sequence genome includes a region encoding these proteins:
- the SLC26A1 gene encoding sulfate anion transporter 1, whose product MHEVNTGTMERPLEATTLESSASSCFLMERKTRIKINRKQIMLANLRKSCSCTPRKVKNFVIDFFPVLRWLPKYQCKEYIWGDIMSGLVIGIILVPQAIAYSLLAGLKPIYSLYTSFFANIIYFLMGTSRHVSVGIFSLISLMVGQVVDRELLLAGFDLNDDAPPALGDSSLWNDSQSNTTTFNLTIGGTTVECGKECYAISIATALTFVAGVYQVLMGIFRLGFVSMYLSESMLDGFATGASLTILTAQVKYLIGIKIPRSQGHGMLVTTWINILQNVSQANLCDVITSAICIVVLVTAKEVGDRYKHKLKFPLPTELVVIVVATLVSHYGNLNEVYASSVSGAIPTGFIPPKVPRFDLMLRVAVDALPLAIISFAFTVSLSEMCAKKYAYTIRANQEMFAVGFCNIIPSFFHSFATSAALAKTLVKTSTGCQTQVSGVISAMVVLLVLLFLAPLFYSLQKCVLACIIIVSLRGALRKFRDVPVRYYVSKVDTLVWVVTMSASALISTEIGLLVGIIFSMLCIIVRTQRPRSTLLGQIQNTSFYEDDFEYKNLSSVPKVKIFRFEAPLYYANRNYFLKSLYRLTDLDPNLEAAKRKKYEKEQQQVKKGDHTTANGLGMRETTVQLVPKQIDFQAIVIDCSSISFLDTTGVNTLKEILKDYKELNISVLLACCNPSVIDSLQRGGYFGKDFGSMQELLFYSIHNAVQFARDLNLPADCSGV is encoded by the exons ATGCATGAAGTAAACACTGGCACAATGGAAAGACCACTGGAGGCTACCACGCTGGAAAGCAGCgcttcttcctgctttcttaTGGAGAGAAAGACTCGCATCAAGATTAACAGGAAACAGATCATGTTAGCCAACCTAAGGAAGAGCTGTTCCTGCACCCCAAGGAAAGTGAAGAATTTTGTCATTGACTTCTTTCCTGTTTTACGATGGCTTCCCAAGTACCAGTGCAAAGAGTATATCTGGGGGGACATCATGTCTGGGCTAGTGATTGGGATCATTCTGGTGCCCCAAGCAATCGCATACTCATTGTTGGCAGGTCTAAAGCCCATTTACAGTCTCTACACATCATTCTTTGCCaacatcatttatttcttaatggGTACATCCCGTCATGTCTCAGTTGGCATTTTCAGCTTGATAAGCTTAATGGTAGGACAAGTTGTGGACCGAGAGCTTCTCTTGGCTGGGTTTGACTTGAATGATGATGCCCCACCAGCCTTGGGTGACAGCTCCCTTTGGAACGACAGCCAATCTAACACAACCACCTTCAATCTCACTATTGGTGGAACAACTGTTGAGTGTGGGAAAGAATGCTACGCTATCAGTATTGCTACAGCCTTGACATTTGTAGCTGGAGTATATCAG gTTCTGATGGGAATCTTTCGCCTAGGTTTTGTATCTATGTACCTGTCTGAGTCTATGCTAGATGGCTTTGCAACTGGTGCTTCTTTAACTATTTTAACAGCTCAAGTGAAATATCTGATTGGAATAAAAATCCCACGTAGCCAAGGGCACGGAATGCTTGTAACTACGTGGATTAATATCCTCCAGAACGTTTCCCAGGCTAACCTTTGTGACGTCATCACGAGTGCCATTTGTATTGTGGTGCTCGTCACTGCCAAGGAAGTGGGAGATCGGTATAAGCATAAGCTGAAATTTCCCCTTCCCACAGAGCTGGTAGTTATTGTTGTGGCAACACTGGTGTCACATTACGGGAACCTGAATGAAGTGTATGCGTCCAGTGTTTCCGGAGCTATTCCAACAGGATTTATTCCCCCCAAGGTACCGCGCTTTGACTTAATGCTCAGAGTCGCTGTAGATGCTTTGCCACTTGCCATAATAAGCTTTGCCTTCACTGTATCCCTTTCTGAAATGTGTGCAAAGAAATACGCTTACACCATTCGAGCCAATCAGGAAATGTTTGCTGTGGGATTCTGCAACatcattccttctttcttccattcttttgCAACCAGTGCAGCTCTGGCAAAAACACTTGTCAAAACATCTACAGGCTGCCAGACTCAAGTCTCTGGAGTGATTAGCGCAATGGTGGTTTTGCTGGTGCTGCTCTTCCTGGCACCTCTCTTCTATTCCTTGCAGAAGTGTGTCCTGGCCTGTATCATTATTGTTAGCCTCCGAGGAGCCCTGAGGAAGTTCCGAGATGTGCCAGTGCGATACTATGTAAGCAAGGTGGATACACTGGTTTGGGTCGTTACTATGTCTGCATCTGCCTTGATTAGCACAGAAATAGGGCTTTTGGTTGGTATTATTTTCTCTATGCTATGTATCATTGTTCGGACACAGCGGCCACGGTCAACCCTGCTTGGTCAGATTCAGAATACCAGCTTTTATGAGGATGACTTCGaatacaaaaatctttcttctgttccaAAGGTCAAAATATTCCGTTTTGAAGCACCACTTTACTATGCAAATAGAAACTATTTCCTGAAGTCTCTGTACAGATTGACTGACTTAGATCCTAACCTAGAAGCtgctaaaagaaagaaatatgagaaggaacagcagcaagtgaAAAAGGGAGATCACACAACTGCTAATGGACTGGGCATGAGAGAAACCACTGTGCAACTAGTACCTAAGCAAATTGATTTCCAAGCCATTGTTATAGATTGTTCTTCCATCTCATTTTTGGACACCACTGGAGTTAATACCCTGAAGGAAATCCTGAAAGACTACAAGGAGCTaaacatttctgttctcctGGCTTGCTGCAACCCCTCAGTAATAGACTCTTTGCAAAGAGGTGGTTactttggaaaagattttggAAGCATGCAGGAATTGCTGTTCTACAGCATACACAATGCTGTGCAGTTTGCAAGAGACCTAAACCTTCCAGCAGACTGCTCTGGTGTTTAG